From Pseudomonas alcaligenes, a single genomic window includes:
- a CDS encoding YeaH/YhbH family protein translates to MSYVIDRRLNGKNKSTVNRQRFLRRYRDHIKKAVEEAVSRRSITDMEHGEQISIPGRDIDEPVLHHGRGGKQTVVHPGNKEFTSGERIARPQGGGGGRGSGKASNSGDGMDEFVFQITQEEFLDFMFEDLELPNLVKRHLTGSDTFKTVRAGISSEGNPSRINIIRTLRSAHARRIALSGSSRAKLKQALAELERLKRDEPDNFGDIQALEAEIDKLRARINRVPFLDTFDLKYNLLTKQPNPSSKAVMFCLMDVSGSMTQATKDIAKRFFILLYLFLKRNYDKIEVVFIRHHTSAKEVDEEEFFYSRETGGTIVSSALKMMQEIMAARYPINEWNIYAAQASDGDNWNDDSPICRDILINQIMPFVQYFTYVEITPREHQALWFEYEQVGESYADTFAQQQLVSAADIYPVFRELFQRRLVT, encoded by the coding sequence CAAGAAGGCCGTGGAGGAGGCCGTCAGCCGGCGCTCCATCACCGACATGGAGCACGGCGAACAGATCAGCATTCCCGGCCGCGATATCGACGAGCCGGTGCTGCACCATGGCCGCGGCGGCAAGCAGACCGTCGTCCACCCCGGCAACAAGGAATTCACCAGCGGCGAACGCATCGCCCGCCCGCAAGGCGGTGGTGGCGGACGCGGCAGCGGCAAGGCGAGCAACTCCGGCGATGGCATGGACGAGTTCGTGTTCCAGATTACCCAGGAGGAATTCCTCGACTTCATGTTCGAGGATCTCGAGCTGCCCAACCTGGTCAAGCGCCACCTGACCGGCAGCGACACCTTCAAGACCGTACGCGCCGGCATCAGCAGCGAGGGCAACCCGTCGCGCATCAACATCATCCGCACCCTGCGCTCGGCCCACGCGCGGCGCATTGCCCTGTCCGGCAGCAGCCGCGCCAAGCTCAAGCAGGCCCTGGCCGAACTGGAGCGGCTGAAACGCGACGAGCCGGACAACTTCGGCGATATCCAGGCCCTGGAGGCGGAAATCGACAAACTGCGCGCACGCATCAACCGCGTGCCGTTCCTCGATACCTTCGACCTCAAGTACAACCTGCTGACCAAGCAGCCCAACCCCAGCTCCAAGGCGGTGATGTTCTGCCTGATGGACGTGTCCGGCTCGATGACCCAGGCCACCAAGGACATCGCCAAGCGTTTCTTCATCCTCCTGTACCTGTTCCTCAAGCGGAACTACGACAAGATCGAGGTGGTGTTCATCCGCCACCACACCAGCGCGAAAGAGGTCGACGAGGAGGAGTTCTTCTACTCGCGGGAGACCGGCGGCACCATAGTCTCCAGCGCGCTGAAGATGATGCAGGAGATCATGGCCGCGCGTTACCCGATCAACGAGTGGAACATCTATGCCGCCCAGGCGTCGGACGGCGACAACTGGAATGACGATTCACCCATCTGCCGCGATATCCTGATCAACCAGATCATGCCGTTCGTGCAGTACTTCACCTACGTCGAGATCACCCCGCGCGAGCACCAGGCGCTGTGGTTCGAGTACGAGCAGGTCGGCGAGAGCTACGCCGACACCTTTGCCCAGCAGCAACTGGTCTCGGCCGCGGACATTTACCCGGTGTTCCGCGAACTGTTCCAGCGCCGCCTGGTGACCTGA